One window of Triticum dicoccoides isolate Atlit2015 ecotype Zavitan chromosome 5A, WEW_v2.0, whole genome shotgun sequence genomic DNA carries:
- the LOC119303313 gene encoding leucine-rich repeat receptor-like serine/threonine-protein kinase BAM1 codes for MHLRRLPPLLLLVLLAAGAAADGDADALLAAKAALSDPTAALASWAAPAGNGTGGGYAHCAWAGVSCGARGAVVGLALGGLNLSGALPPALSRLRGLLRLDVGANALSGPVPAALGHLRFLTHLNLSNNAFNGSLPPALARLRGLRVLDLYNNNLTSPLPLEVAQMPLLRHLHLGGNFFSGEIPPDYGRWTRLQYLALSGNELSGRIPPELGNLTSLRELYIGYYNAYSGGVPPELGNLTDLVRLDAANCGLSGKIPPELGRLQKLDTLFLQVNGLTGAIPYELGSLKSLSSLDLSNNALAGEIPPSFSHLKNMTLLNLFRNKLRGDIPDFVGDLPSLEVLQLWENNFTGSVPRRLGANNRLQLVDLSSNRLTGTLPPDLCAGGKLHTLIALGNSLFGSIPDSLGQCKSLSRIRLGENYLNGSIPKGLFELQKLTQVELQDNLLTGDFPAVVGPAAPNLGEINLSNNQLTGALPASIGNFSGVQKLLLDRNSFSGPLPAEVGRLQELSKADLSGNAIQGGLPPEIGKCRLLTYLDLSRNNLSGRIPPAISGMRILNYLNLSKNHLDGEIPPSISTMQSLTAVDFSYNNLSGLVPGTGQFSYFNATSFVGNPNLCGPYLGPCRPGIADAGHTNHGHGGLSSTIKLLIVLGLLLCSIIFATAAILKARSLKKASDARMWKLTAFQRLDFTCDDVLDSLKEENIIGKGGAGTVYKGSMPNGDHVAVKRLSAMVRGSSHDHGFSAEIQTLGRIRHRHIVRLLGFCSNNETNLLVYEYMPNGSLGELLHGKKGEHLHWDTRYKIAIEAAKGLCYLHHDCSPLILHRDVKSNNILLDSDFEAHVADFGLAKFLQDTGASECMSAIAGSYGYIAPEYAYTLKVDEKSDVYSFGVVLLELVTGRKPVGEFGDGVDIVQWVKMMTGPNKEQVMKILDPRLSTVPVHEVMHVFYVALLCTEEHSVQRPTMREVVQILSELPKPAANQGDGEEELPLSGEGPESNTPAPTSSTDAPTGDAKDHHHHQQQHTSSESSPPPDLISI; via the exons ATGCATCTCCGCCGCCTCCccccgctcctcctcctcgtcctgctCGCCGCCGGCGCCGCGGCTGACGGCGACGCGGACGCGCTGCTCGCGGCCAAGGCGGCGCTGTCGGACCCCACGGCCGCGCTCGCCTCCTGGGCCGCCCCGGCGGGCAACGGGACGGGCGGCGGGTACGCGCACTGCGCGTGGGCGGGCGTGTCGTGCGGCGCGCGCGGGGCCGTCGTGGGGCTGGCCCTCGGCGGGCTCAACCTCTCCGGCGCGCTGCCGCCGGCGCTGTCCCGCCTGCGCGGCCTCCTCCGCCTCGACGTCGGCGCCAACGCGCTCTCGGGCCCCGTCCCGGCCGCGCTCGGCCACCTCCGCTTCCTCACCCACCTCAACCTCTCCAACAACGCCTTCAACGGCTCCCTCCCGCCGGCCCTCGCGCGCCTGCGCGGCCTCCGCGTGCtcgacctctacaacaacaacctcACCAGCCCGCTCCCGCTCGAGGTCGCGCAGATGCCGCTGCTCCGCCACCTCCACCTCGGCGGCAACTTCTTCTCCGGCGAGATTCCGCCCGACTACGGCCGCTGGACGCGGCTGCAGTACCTCGCCCTCTCCGGCAACGAGCTCTCCGGCAGGATACCGCCGGAGCTCGGGAACCTCACCAGCCTCAGGGAGCTCTACATTGGCTACTACAACGCCTACTCCGGTGGGGTCCCGCCGGAGCTCGGCAACCTCACCGACCTCGTGCGCCTCGACGCCGCCAACTGCGGCCTCTCCGGGAAGATCCCGCCGGAGCTCGGAAGGCTGCAGAAACTCGACACCCTGTTCCTGCAGGTGAACGGCCTCACCGGCGCCATACCGTACGAGCTGGGCAGCCTTAAGAGCCTCAGCTCCTTGGACCTCTCCAACAATGCGCTCGCCGGCGAGATACCGCCGAGCTTctcccacctcaagaacatgacgcTGCTCAACCTGTTCCGGAACAAGCTGCGCGGCGACATCCCCGACTTCGTCGGCGACCTGCCAAGCCTCGAGGTGCTGCAGCTCTGGGAGAACAACTTCACCGGCAGCGTGCCCCGCCGCCTCGGCGCCAACAACCGCCTCCAGCTGGTCGACCTCTCCTCCAACAGGCTCACCGGCACGCTGCCGCCGGACCTCTGCGCCGGGGGCAAGCTGCACACGCTCATCGCCCTCGGCAACTCCTTGTTCGGCTCCATCCCCGACTCCCTCGGCCAGTGCAAATCCTTGAGCCGTATCCGTCTGGGAGAGAACTACTTGAACGGCTCCATTCCCAAGGGGCTCTTCGAGTTGCAGAAGCTCACTCAGGTCGAGCTGCAAGACAACCTCCTCACCGGCGACTTCCCTGCCGTGGTCGGCCCCGCGGCGCCTAATCTGGGGGAGATCAACCTGTCCAACAATCAGCTCACCGGTGCATTGCCGGCATCCATTGGAAACTTCTCTGGTGTTCAGAAGCTGCTGCTTGATCGCAACTCGTTCTCCGGCCCGTTGCCTGCCGAGGTTGGGCGGCTGCAGGAGCTCTCGAAGGCTGACCtaagcggcaatgcgatccagggGGGTTTGCCGCCGGAGATTGGGAAATGCCGGCTGCTCACTTACTTGGACTTGAGCAGGAACAACCTCTCTGGGAGGATACCTCCGGCCATCTCTGGAATGAGGATACTGAACTACCTCAACTTGTCCAAGAACCACCTTGATGGAGAGATACCTCCATCCATCTCCACAATGCAGAGCTTGACGGCGGTCGACTTCTCATACAACAACTTGTCCGGGCTCGTCCCAGGGACCGGCCAGTTCAGCTACTTCAATGCCACATCTTTCGTTGGCAATCCAAACCTGTGTGGACCATACCTTGGTCCATGCCGCCCTGGCATTGCTGATGCTGGTCACACCAACCATGGCCATGGAGGGCTGTCTAGCACCATCAAGCTGCTCATTGTGTTAGGCTTGCTTCTTTGCTCCATTATATTTGCTACCGCCGCAATTCTGAAGGCGCGGTCGTTGAAGAAAGCCAGTGATGCACGGATGTGGAAACTCACTGCATTCCAGCGCCTTGATTTCACCTGTGATGATGTGCTGGATTCCCTGAAAGAGGAGAACATTATCGGCAAAGGCGGGGCTGGAACTGTGTACAAGGGATCAATGCCCAATGGTGATCATGTGGCCGTGAAGAGGCTCTCTGCAATGGTCCGTGGCTCATCGCATGACCATGGATTCTCCGCTGAGATACAAACACTTGGGAGGATTCGGCATCGCCATATTGTGCGCCTGCTAGGCTTCTGCTCAAACAATGAGACTAACCTACTGGTGTATGAGTATATGCCCAATGGCAGTCTCGGGGAGCTTCTCCATGGCAAGAAGGGCGAACACCTGCACTGGGACACTCGGTACAAGATTGCAATTGAAGCTGCCAAGGGGCTGTGCTACCTGCACCATGATTGTTCACCGCTGATACTTCACCGTGATGTCAAGTCAAACAATATACTTCTTGACTCTGACTTTGAAGCTCATGTGGCCGACTTCGGGCTGGCGAAATTCTTGCAGGACACCGGCGCATCAGAATGCATGTCCGCCATTGCTGGTTCATATGGCTACATTGCTCCAG AATATGCATACACCCTCAAGGTCGACGAGAAGAGCGATGTCTACAGCTTCGGTGTGGTGCTCCTGGAGCTCGTCACCGGGCGGAAACCCGTGGGGGAGTTTGGCGACGGCGTCGACATTGTCCAGTGGGTCAAGATGATGACGGGCCCAAACAAGGAGCAGGTGATGAAGATCCTGGACCCGAGGCTGTCGACCGTGCCGGTGCACGAGGTGATGCACGTCTTCTACGTCGCTTTGCTGTGCACCGAGGAGCACAGCGTGCAGCGCCCGACGATGCGTGAGGTCGTGCAGATCCTGAGCGAGCTCCCAAAGCCAGCTGCCAACCAAGGTGATGGAGAGGAAGAGCTTCCTCTCTCCGGCGAAGGACCTGAATCCAACACTCCTGCTCCAACCAGTTCCACTGACGCTCCGACCGGCGACGCgaaagatcatcatcatcatcagcagcaGCACACAAGCTCGGAGTCGTCGCCGCCTCctgatctcatcagcatctga